The Macaca fascicularis isolate 582-1 chromosome 14, T2T-MFA8v1.1 genome contains the following window.
attctcccgcctcagcttcctgagtagcctggattgcaggcgtgcgccaccacgccctgttagttgttttatttttagcagaggcggagtttcaccatgttgctcttGTCggccttccaaaagtgctgggattacaggcctgagccaccgcccccggccttaACTCTTCCTTTTGCCCCTTAAGTCTCCACCCTTCCTTCCATTACCTCCGCTACTCCCATAACCAACCCTAATCCATTTAACGTCTGTTTTCTCCACTCATTGTTTTTGAGAGCTGTTGTTTTGCGTTGCTAAATTCAGGCCTGGTTCATTATTTGATTGTTGTTACTATTCTATCTGCTGGGTGTCCcaccttttacattttaattttctttacacCTAGATTGCTTCCAACTCTTTGCCACCATAATTAATGGTAATGaacattctttcttatttcttcattcaagaaatatgtattgaggccgggcgcggtggctcacgcctgtaatccctgcactttgggaggccgaggcgggcggatcacgaggtcaggagatcgagaccatcctggctaacacggtgaaaccccgtctctactaaaatacaaaaaaaaattagccgggcgcggtggcgggcgcctgtagtcccagctactccggaggctgaggcaggagaatggcgcgaacccgggaggcggagcttgcagtgagccgagatggtgccactgcactccagcctgggcgacagagtgaagactccgcctcaaaaaaaaaaaaaaaaaaaaaaaaagaaatatgtattgagcacctcCAACTGACCTGGCACTGTTCTAGAAACTCATGATACACAGTGAACAGAACAGACAAGGAACCTTACATTCTACTGGGGGCAGATAGATAATCCACATAAGTATAATAAATGGGTAGACCATATAGTATGCTATAAAGTGATCATctgcaatggggaaagaacaggaGGAGACTCAGGAATAGGGGAAGCATATGGTAGCAGCtacagtttgtttttgtttatttttgttttttgagatggcgcctggccctgttgcccaggctggagttcagtggtgcagtctcggttcaccacaacctctgcctcccgggttcaaggaattctcctgcgtcagcctcctgagtagctgggactacaggcacgtgcccccatgcccggttaatttttgtatttttagtagagatggggtttcactctgttggccaggctggtctcgaactcctgaccgtgATCcgccgtctcagcctcccaaagtgctgggattacaggtgtgagccacggcacccggccttttttttttttttttttttttttttgacatggagtctcactctgtcgcccaggctggagtacagtagcgcaatctcagctcactgtaccctctgccacccaggttcaagcaattcttgtgcctcagcctcaccagtagctgggattacaggcatgcatcaccatgcccacctaatttttgtatttttagtagagacagagtttcaccatgttgaccaggctggtctcaaactcctggcctcaagtgatctgcttgcctcggcctcccaaagtgctgggattacaggtgtgagccaccacgcccagcggcAGCTACAGTTTTAATAAGATTGTGGGGTTGAACTCAATTAGGAACATAATATTTGAGCAAAGAGTTGATAGGAGGGGAGGAGTGAGCCTAGAGGGTACTTGAAGGGAAAGTGGTAAGGAGGTCAGTAAGGCTGAATGACAGTAAATAAAGAGCTCCGAAGGGTGTGGTTGAGAGCAGGAATGCCTGTCCCCTAAGGACTTTAGGGTTGACTTTGAGTCAGATGAGGGTTGGTTTTAaggttttgtttgagatgggctcttgctcttgctcaggctggagtgcggtggcacaattacctccaggctcaagcagtgcTTCCGCCTCAGTCCCCAAAGTAGCTGCAAccacaggcacgggccaccacactggctaacttttttagtatttgtagagatggggatctccctatgttgcccacgctggtctcgaactcctggactcaagcaatcctcctacttcccaagttgagcagaggagtgacttgCTCTCAGGGTCTGCTTCATGAGTGTGTCACCCATGCAGTTGCCTAGGTGCCTGTGTTTGGTTTAATACACTGCTATCACtgtcttgaaatttttaataatttttcaatgaGGAGCCTCATGTTTTCTTTACTGGACCCTACAAATTATGTGGCTAGTCCTGCATGATCTGTATTtgaaaagatcactctggctgttgTGTTGAGGGTAGACTGTGGATGTACAGAGACTAGGAGGCTGCAGTAGTAATCCAGACAAGAGATGATGGTAGATTGGGCCAGGGTAGTAGCAGGGAGAACCAGCTGGCTATGCTGATGGATTGGATATGGAGTATAAGACAGACAACTGAGTATGAGCCTTTCAAAGTGTTTTGACCTAGTGGAAGGATGGAGTTGCCTTGTACTGCAAGTGGGATACAGGTTTAGGAAGGAAAATCAGGAATTCTATTCTGGATATGCTGAGCTGAGAGATCCTTAGACATCCAAGTAGAAGTGTTGAGTCTGCGGTTGGATACCTGAGCCTAGAGTTCTGGAGAGAGGTGGGGACTGCAGATGTAAATTTTGGGTCTTTTGGTATATGGGTGGAATTTAAGGAGTAATAGAGGAGGAACAAGAATGAGCCCTGGGGGCAGTCCATTGTAAAGAGATTGGAGAGAAGAGAGATAACTAGCAAAAAAGACCATTGAGAATCAAAAGTAGGGGGTCTGTGGTGTCCTGGAAACCAAGTGGAAAAAGCCTTTCAAGGAGGGAGTGGTTGGATGAGTGGAATGTAAGTGATGATTGGACTTAACTAAGCAGAGGTCCCTGGCTAGTGGTTTTACTAAGTGGTAGAATGTAAAACCTGACTGAAGGGGGTTTAAGAATGGAAGGAGGGGAAGTAGAGGCAATGCGTTATGCTTCAACAGGAAATAagatggtattttttatttttatttttctttcttttcttctctctctttttttttttagagacagggtctttatctggtgcccaggctggagtgcagtggcaccagcacagctcactgcagccttgagcaggcttgaactcctgggctcaagtaatcatcctgcctcagctttttaaagcaggctgggattacaagcataagccactgcacctggtccctaAAATGGGAGAATTAACGGCATGTTTGCATGCTGATGAGAATGacccaacaaagacaaaaaatcaGTGACACAGGACAGAGAGGGGAAGATTTGTGGAACAGTGTCCTTTAAAAAGCATGGGGGATCTGTGCCAAAGCGAGACACAGACATCCAGAGGTGCTATCCTTGGGTCGCAATGAGATCAGCAGTCCATTGATCCTACCTTTTCACTGTTTCAGTCACTTGATGTGTCTACCCTTATTCAACTAACTTGAATCCCATGGTCAAATATTACGCAGGTTCCCTGGATCGTCTGTGGCTTTGGAGCACTTTGTTGGCCAAACCACAACCCTGACTAAATCCACCTCTGCCAAACGAGTGAGCCAAAACCATAATTCAGTGGACTGGTGATCTCAGTGGGATCATAGTTGGGGTTGAGGGAGTTAGCCAGAAAGACACAAGGTGGTGCATTTTTATGTGGTGCATAAATGAGGTTATGGAGAGGTTGCAGTTGTTAGTTTAGGTTATGACTGAGGGAGTGTCTACAGTAGAGTAGAAGTCAGACTCGCTGGAGAAGAGTTCAATAAACAGCAAAgatcatgtttttgttttcaaaacaaggtctggctttgttgcccaagctggagtgcagtatcgtgagcttggctcactgcaacctcgcctttCCCTctcgagccatcctcccactttagcctgctgagtagctgggactacaggctcacaccaccacactcggctagactattatctttgtattttttgtagagatggggtttcaccatgttgcccaggctgatttcaaactcctgggcccaagcaatccgcctgcctaagtctcttaaagtgctgggattataggcatgagccaccacacctggccagcaacCAAGATTTAAGGCAGGAGTAGTGTTGGAGAGTGACAGTAAGTCAGGAGCTAAAACAGGAGGTCAGTAGATGATAGTAACAATGGAGATTGATTAGTATATAAGTTCCTGTATTAACTTGAAAATATACATCCAGGAGCAAACAGTAAGGTAAATTGTAGTCCTGCCTCATTGCTCTTAACAAGGGCTGCTCCAGTTGATACTCAGAACTGCAGTATAATAAGAGATTCTATTTCTTTGCATGTTTCTCAACACTTGGTATTATCTTTATAACTCTAGTCAATTTGATTATCTCATTATCTTACagtgtttttcttattaataataCTGATCATCTTGTTAGCCATTCAGTTATCCCCTCCTTGTGAATGCTgattcatatcatttgcccatttgTAAGTTTGTGTTGACCTTTTACATACTGATTTGTAGGAGCTCTGTATATATTAGAGAACTGAGAAATTTgggttgaggccgggcgcggtggctcatgcctgtaatcccagcactatgggaggccaaggcgggcggatcacaaggtcaggagatcgagaccatactggctaacatggtgaaacctcgtctctacaaaaatacaaaaaaaattagctgggcgtggtggcaggtgcctgtagtcccagctactcgggaggctgaggcaggagaatggtgtgaacccgggaggtagagctttcagtgagctgagatggcgccactgcactccagcctgggtgacagagcaagactctgtctcaaaaaaaaaaaaaaaaaaagaaagaaatttgggttgaagtttgctttttttttttttttttttttttttttttttttgcttatggtGATTTTTACTATGTTTGAACGTTTTTtaagagagtcttgctctgtcacctaggctggagtacagtggcatgatctcagctcactacaaactctgcttcccaggttcaagtgattctcctgcctcagcctcccaagtagctggaactacaggtaagcgccaccacacccggctaattttttgtacttttagtagagatagggtttcgccatgttggccaggctgatctcgaactcctgacctcaagtaatccacctgccttggcctcccaaagtgctgggattacaggtatcagccaccgcacctggccaaacttTAATTTTTGTACTATAATATGTGCATAAAACTTATAGATTCATTTTAGGGTAACTGGCATCTTAATAGTATGTATTATAAGTCTTTGTTCAAgtcttttaagttatttatttcaggccgggcgcggtggctcaagcctgtaatcccagcactttggaaggccgagacgggtggatcacgaggtcaggagatcgagaccatcctggcgaacaccgtgaaaccccgtctctactaaaaaatacaaaaaactagccgggcgaggtggcgggcgcctgtagtcccagctactcgggaggctgaggcaggagaatggcgtaaacctgggaggcggagcttgcagtgagctgagatccggccactgcactccagcccgggctacagagcgagactccgcctcaaaaaaaaaaaaaaaaaaaagttatttatttcagagctgagatgggaggattgcttgagctgggaggtggagattgcagtgagccaatgtcacaccactgcactccagcatgggcaaccaagcaagaccgcgtctcaaaaaaaaaaaccctatgtttatatcttttgctactttttccttttttgagtactatgttgaatattaGCAACCTAATAGGCATCCTCTCTAATTAAGCTCTCCGATAAGTATGTCATTTCCCAAACAAAAGCCTAGATTCATCTGTAATATAATGACACTCATAGTGACAGTGAGGGGGCAAAAATAGTTTTTGTCCTGAACAATCAGTTAATGGTGGTGCCACTTGCTGAGACAAAGAATACAggaaggctaggcatggtggttcacgcctgtaatcccattttgggagcctgaacaggaggattgcttgagcccaggggttcaagaccagcccaggcaacaacatagtgagaccctcatctatacaaaaaatacaaaaattaggccgggcgcggtggctcatacctataatcccagcactttgagaggctgaggctggtggatcatgaggtcaggagttagacaccagcgtggccaatatggtgaaagctctactaaaaatacaaaaattacccgggcgtggtggcaggcacctgtaatctcagctactcgggaggctgaggcaggagaatcacttgaatccgggaggcggaggttgcagtgagccaagatcacgccactacactccagcctgggtgacagagcaagactccatctggaaaaaaaaaaaaattgcaaaaattaatggggcgtagtggcatgcacctgtagttccagctacttgggaggctgaggtgggagaatctcttgagcacaccactgcactccagcctatgcaacacagcaagaccctgtctcagaaaaaaacaagaatacaGGAGGAAGAGCAACAAGATGGAATTCAGTTTTAGAAGCCGTCTGAAGTGCCTGTGGGCTACCCAAGTAAAGATATCCAGTAAGTAGTTCTCCTTAAGGGCTAGCACAGAATGCTAGGCTAGAGGTGAAGATTTGAGAGCTCTACATTTTTTTTATAGATGTTAACTGAAGCCACGGGCATGCAGGAGATCAATTCAGGGACAGTATATGTAGAGTGAGAAGAAAAGAATGCAGAGGGGAATGAGAAGGTCAGAGAGGTAAAGGGAAAACCAGTAGAAGTACAATGTGATGTTAACTCCCCAGGCAAGGCCCACAATACCTTCTCCCAGAGAAGCCTTAATGCCTAGGATCCTAGGGTCACAAAGGGATATCCTAGGATGTTTtgactctctctttctttttgccaGTTGCCAGGTATAAACTCCGAATTGTTAAGCCACCAAAATTACCCCTAGAGAAAAAACCCAACCCTGATAAGGATGGTAAGTATTGAGTTCTCTGACCTGTTTCTGTGACCTGGGCTGGAGACCAAGGGCACCCAAAGCCAGTGGGCTGCGGCACACAATCTCCTTTTGTTCTGCACAGGTCCAGATTATGAACCCAACCTCTGGATGTGGGTAAACCCCAACATCGTGTATCCCCCTGGAAAACTGGAGGTCCCAGGACCTAGGAAGAGGGAGGATCTGACAAGCACACTTCCCTTGTCTCAGCCACCACAGAAGGAGGAAGATGCCAGCTGCTCAGAAGCCACAGGGGTGGAATCACTGTCCCGGTCCTCCAGCAAGTGGTCTCCCCCTCGGAAGCGCTTTGCCTTTTCCCCCAGCACCTGGGAGGTATGGATCTCTGGGGGTGGGAGCCGGACTTGGGCAGTAGGTGAGGGGCATGGGGAAGAGCCATCACAATTCTGCTCTCTTAGCCATAGCAAAAGGCGAATGGGTTCAGAAATTACCTTCATGCTTGGGTTGGGGAGAAGCCCAGATGGTGGCCTTAGACCACCCCCCCttcctgccactgcaccctggAGTAGAGGCTGAGGAGTCAGGACCAGTTCCTACTCTGTGCTCCTCTAGCTCacagaagaggaggaggctgaggaccAGGAAGACAGCTCCTCTGTGGCTCTCCCATCCCCTCACAAAAGGGCCCCCCTCCAGAGTCGGAGGCTTCGGCAAGCCAGCAGCCAGGCGGGGAGGCTCTGGTCCCGGCCCCCTCTCAATTACTTCCACCTAATTGCCCTGGCATTAAGAAACAGTCCCCCCTGTGGCCTCAACGTGCAACAGATCTACAGTTTCACTCGGTATGTGCCGGGGGCCCTGTGAGGAGGGGGAAGTGGGGGCCAGGGCCCTGGGCTGATGCCTTCCAATCCATCCCAGGCCCTGGGTTGCTGACCTGGTTTCCCTATCTGGGTCTGAGAGGACGAGTATGTTCCCAGTTCCCTTTTCCCAGGCGCATTTGTGCCCACATGTGTACAGGAACATATCCATTCCCACCCCTTTTCACATCTAAAGAACCCTCCAACCTTTTTATGactttagttctttttttctttttctttttttttttttctttttaactagtTTTCAGTGCTCTTTGGGTATAGTTCTcctttaaaacataaattcacTTGGGTCAGGTAACAGTTTTCCACCATCCTCTGAAGATGAGCCAGTCTAAAGTCAGGTTCCCCAACAGTTCCCACCTGCTTCTGCTAGGACTGGACTGCCTGGCACAGCTCCCTGCACCCCCAGGGGCGCAGGGAACCCAGTTGAGAAGGGTTTTCCATTTAGCTCAGAAAGTTCTGCTCACATGAGTGTGAGGGAGTTTGTTGGGCCCTTTCCCAGTGTTAGGAAAAGTGCCTAATGTCTCAGAATAGGCATTTTCAAGTGGTTTCCGTCCTCGATCAAGATTCCTCTTATGGGAGATGCTTGGCCTGATTCTGCTTTGTTCATGCTGTGGTCCAAGCCCTGGGCCCTCAGAGGGAGGGAGGGTTCAGGTGAGCCACACACCATGTGGATGCTTTGCCACGTGCTCAGTCAGCAAAGAGCAACTCCAGGCCAACTTGCTACTATCCCCCTGTAGAGGGGCTGAAGCCCCTGGGTAGAACATGCTCCAGAGAAGGGCATTCCCAAGACATAACATCCCTTTCCTTACCTCTCCTCCCTGTCCACAGAAAACACTTCCCCTTTTTCCGGACAGCCCCGGAAGGCTGGAAGAATACTGTCCGTCACAATCTCTGTTTTCGAGACAGCTTTGAGAAAGTGCCTGTCAGCATGCAGGGTGGGGCCAGCACACGGCCTCGATCTTGCCTCTGGAAGTTGACCGAGGAGGGACACCGCCGCTTTGCGGAGGAGGCCCGCGCCTTGGCTTCCACTCGGCTGGAAAGTATCCAGCAGTGCATGAGCCAGCCAGGTGTGAAGACTTGTCGTGCGTGGGCCCAAGGGGAGGAGACCTGAGGATCCTGACCCAAGACTGAGTGTGGAAGCCTGGGTCACACCgtggtgggggggcgggggggcatCTTCTATAGGAAACAGGGATTAGCAGTGATCTGAGACCTTCAGGTGATGCCTGCCTGAGGTGAGACCTCCCCCACCAATGTGGGACGTGATGTGCCAGGAATCCATGGGCAAACACTAAGGGGCAGCTGGCCTTACCAAGCCCAGCAGCCTAGGCAATAGTAAGCACACAACATGAGAAGCACACTAATAGAGGTTATGTGCAAAGAGTACTTGTACTTTCCCTGGAGCA
Protein-coding sequences here:
- the FOXR1 gene encoding forkhead box protein R1 isoform X3 encodes the protein MGNELFLAFTTSHLSLAEQKLARYKLRIVKPPKLPLEKKPNPDKDGPDYEPNLWMWVNPNIVYPPGKLEVPGPRKREDLTSTLPLSQPPQKEEDASCSEATGVESLSRSSSKWSPPRKRFAFSPSTWELTEEEEAEDQEDSSSVALPSPHKRAPLQSRRLRQASSQAGRLWSRPPLNYFHLIALALRNSPPCGLNVQQIYSFTRKHFPFFRTAPEGWKNTVRHNLCFRDSFEKVPVSMQGGASTRPRSCLWKLTEEGHRRFAEEARALASTRLESIQQCMSQPGVKTCRAWAQGEET
- the FOXR1 gene encoding forkhead box protein R1 isoform X5 is translated as MGNELFLAFTTSHLSLAEQKLARYKLRIVKPPKLPLEKKPNPDKDGPDYEPNLWMWVNPNIVYPPGKLEVPGPRKREDLTSTLPLSQPPQKEEDASCSEATGVESLSRSSSKWSPPRKRFAFSPSTWELTEEEEAEDQEDSSSVALPSPHKRAPLQSRRLRQASSQAGRLWSRPPLNYFHLIALALRNSPPCGLNVQQIYSFTRKHFPFFRTAPEGWKNTVRHNLCFRDSFEKVPVSMQGGASTRPRSCLWKLTEEGHRRFAEEARALASTRLESIQQCMSQPDVMPFLFDL
- the FOXR1 gene encoding forkhead box protein R1 isoform X1; translated protein: MISAHYKLCFPGSSDSPASASQVAGTTVARYKLRIVKPPKLPLEKKPNPDKDGPDYEPNLWMWVNPNIVYPPGKLEVPGPRKREDLTSTLPLSQPPQKEEDASCSEATGVESLSRSSSKWSPPRKRFAFSPSTWELTEEEEAEDQEDSSSVALPSPHKRAPLQSRRLRQASSQAGRLWSRPPLNYFHLIALALRNSPPCGLNVQQIYSFTRKHFPFFRTAPEGWKNTVRHNLCFRDSFEKVPVSMQGGASTRPRSCLWKLTEEGHRRFAEEARALASTRLESIQQCMSQPGVKTCRAWAQGEET
- the FOXR1 gene encoding forkhead box protein R1 isoform X4, which produces MEFSFRSRLKCLWATQVKISIARYKLRIVKPPKLPLEKKPNPDKDGPDYEPNLWMWVNPNIVYPPGKLEVPGPRKREDLTSTLPLSQPPQKEEDASCSEATGVESLSRSSSKWSPPRKRFAFSPSTWELTEEEEAEDQEDSSSVALPSPHKRAPLQSRRLRQASSQAGRLWSRPPLNYFHLIALALRNSPPCGLNVQQIYSFTRKHFPFFRTAPEGWKNTVRHNLCFRDSFEKVPVSMQGGASTRPRSCLWKLTEEGHRRFAEEARALASTRLESIQQCMSQPGVKTCRAWAQGEET
- the FOXR1 gene encoding forkhead box protein R1 isoform X2, which translates into the protein MISAHYKLCFPGSSDSPASASQVAGTTVARYKLRIVKPPKLPLEKKPNPDKDGPDYEPNLWMWVNPNIVYPPGKLEVPGPRKREDLTSTLPLSQPPQKEEDASCSEATGVESLSRSSSKWSPPRKRFAFSPSTWELTEEEEAEDQEDSSSVALPSPHKRAPLQSRRLRQASSQAGRLWSRPPLNYFHLIALALRNSPPCGLNVQQIYSFTRKHFPFFRTAPEGWKNTVRHNLCFRDSFEKVPVSMQGGASTRPRSCLWKLTEEGHRRFAEEARALASTRLESIQQCMSQPDVMPFLFDL